A part of Miscanthus floridulus cultivar M001 chromosome 6, ASM1932011v1, whole genome shotgun sequence genomic DNA contains:
- the LOC136456474 gene encoding probable E3 ubiquitin-protein ligase RZFP34, with the protein MGALDLHLEFASAQHGQAKLNVEEYAKGSLLSDGNYNTEKNNGSNPDDHGKFEKGIMQYGCPHYRRRCRIRAPCCNEIFDCRHCHNETKNSIKIDKMKRHELPRHEVQQVVCTLCGTEQEVRQVCINCGVCMGKYFCGLCKLFDDDVSKQQYHCNGCGICRIGGRENFFHCSKCGCCYSIALKNSHECIEGAMHHDCPICFEYLFESTNDVSVLPCGHTIHVKCLKEMEEHCQFACPLCSKSVCDMSKAWERLDMELATLSDSCDDKMVRILCNDCGAISEVQFHLIAHKCQNCKSYNTRLI; encoded by the exons ATGGGCGCCTTGGACCTACACCTTGAGTTTGCTTCTGCTCAACATGGACAAGCCAAGCTAAATGTCGAGGAATATGCCAAGGGCTCTTTGCTGTCTGATGGAAACTACAATACAGAGAAGAACAATGGTTCAAACCCTGATGACCATGGGAAATTTGAGAAAGGGATAATGCAGTATGG GTGTCCACATTATAGAAGGAGATGCCGCATAAGAGCTCCTTGCTGCAATGAAATTTTTGATTGCCGACACTGCCACAATGAAACTAAG AATTCCATTAAAATTGATAAAATGAAGAGACATGAACTTCCACGCCATGAAGTGCAGCAG GTTGTATGCACATTGTGTGGCACTGAACAGGAG GTACGACAAGTATGCATCAATTGCGGTGTTTGCATGGGGAAGTACTTCTGTGGGTTGTGCAAACTCTTTGACGATGAT GTCTCTAAACAGCAGTATCACTGCAACGGATGTGGAATATGTAG AATCGGAGGGAGGGAGAATTTCTTCCACTGTTCAAAATGTG GATGTTGCTATTCAATTGCGCTGAAGAATAGTCATGAATGTATTGAAGGGGCAATGCATCATGACTGTCCAATCTGCTTTGAG TACTTGTTCGAGTCGACAAATGATGTTTCTGTCCTGCCTTGTGGTCATACCATTCATGTAAAGTGCCTGAAAGAAATGGAGGAGCACTGCCA GTTCGCATGCCCCCTTTGCTCCAAGTCGGTTTGTGACATGTCGAAGGCATGGGAGAGACTCGACATGGAGCTGGCAACTCTGTCTGACTCCTGTGATGATAAaatg GTCCGCATATTATGCAACGACTGCGGGGCAATATCAGAGGTGCAGTTCCATTTGATTGCGCACAAGTGCCAGAATTGCAAGTCATACAACACCCGCCTGATCTGA